From a region of the Acinetobacter calcoaceticus genome:
- a CDS encoding SRPBCC family protein, with protein sequence MRNVITVKKEFNAPLSDVFNLLSKHATYNTAFAPLQVVRVKDSADSKRPDGLGSVRRMGFGPIKPLKEEITLLEENKSIEYKLIDNPLIKHHLGRIEFSEITPYITLVTYRIELTAKAPVVSKLILAQLKLAITLGFSRLAKAIAS encoded by the coding sequence ATGCGTAATGTAATTACTGTAAAAAAAGAATTTAATGCTCCTCTTAGTGATGTATTTAACTTGCTCTCTAAACATGCAACTTACAATACTGCTTTTGCACCTTTACAAGTTGTACGTGTGAAAGACTCGGCAGATTCTAAAAGACCTGATGGTTTAGGCTCTGTTCGTCGTATGGGATTTGGTCCAATCAAGCCACTTAAAGAAGAAATTACATTACTTGAAGAAAATAAAAGTATTGAATATAAATTAATAGACAATCCTTTGATTAAACATCATTTAGGTCGAATCGAGTTTTCTGAAATTACGCCATATATAACTTTAGTTACATACCGCATCGAGTTAACAGCAAAAGCTCCAGTGGTAAGTAAATTAATCCTTGCACAGCTAAAACTAGCCATTACACTAGGCTTTTCGAGATTAGCTAAAGCAATTGCTTCTTAG
- the tadA gene encoding tRNA adenosine(34) deaminase TadA, whose product MTEYSDEYWMQLAYEQAELAAQQGEIPVGAVVVSQNRVIGSGYNAPISLLDPTAHAEIQAIRAACLSLDNYRLPEDATLYVTLEPCTMCVGALVHARIKHVVFGTTEPKAGSLVSARQLLQHGYYNHRFTFQQGCLQEKCAQQLSHFFKQRREQKKQEKQQKTSLND is encoded by the coding sequence ATGACTGAATATAGTGATGAATATTGGATGCAGCTTGCATACGAGCAAGCTGAATTAGCCGCACAGCAGGGTGAAATCCCTGTTGGTGCGGTTGTGGTGAGCCAAAATCGAGTAATTGGATCTGGCTATAATGCTCCAATTAGTTTGTTAGATCCAACAGCACATGCAGAAATTCAAGCTATCCGCGCAGCATGCTTATCATTAGACAATTATCGATTGCCTGAAGATGCAACTTTATATGTCACTCTTGAGCCATGCACAATGTGTGTAGGCGCATTAGTACATGCAAGAATCAAACATGTGGTTTTTGGTACAACAGAACCTAAAGCAGGTTCATTAGTAAGTGCTCGTCAGTTACTACAACATGGTTATTACAATCACAGATTTACCTTTCAACAAGGTTGTTTACAAGAAAAATGTGCCCAACAACTCAGTCATTTTTTTAAACAAAGACGTGAGCAAAAGAAACAAGAAAAACAACAGAAAACGTCCTTAAATGATTAA